TGGCGTGATTGTACCGATCGTGGATATGCGCATCAAACTCCAGCCAGAAAAGCCGCCAGTTTATGACCAATTCACGGTGGTTATCGTGATCAATTTGCATGGTCAGGTAGTTGGCATCGTGGTGGATAGTGTTTCGGATGTTGTCAACCTGAACAGTGCTGACATTCGCCCAGCACCAGAAGTTGGCAATACCGTTGAAAGTGGATGCATAGTCGGTTTAGGCGTGCTTGAAGAACGCATGTTGATCCTTTTGGATACCGCGGCGCTTTTGGAGAGCGTCGGACTTCATCAAACAGCCAAACTTGCAGCATAAATCGAATACAAAAAGGAAGCCGACGCTTCTGAAGAGAGGAATTGAAATGAATAATTTGACCGTAAGCAAACGCTTGATCCTTGCGTTTTCCATTATGCTAGGCATCATAATTAGCTTGGCTATAGGGACATGGTACTTACTTGCTGAAAACAAGCGTGAGATAGATATCATTGTTAATGAAAATAACGCAAAGATCAGTCATGCATACAAACTGCGTGGGGCCGTCAATTTGGTCGCTCGATCCGTAAGGAATTACATTATTTACACTGACGCTGAGATGCGCAAAAAAATGGTAGATAGGATCGCCAATGCCAGGAAAGATTACGACGAGAGTTTTACTCAACTTGAAGCCTTGGTCGTCACGGAGAAAGCAAAACAATTAATCTCCGAATTGAAGGCAAGCCGTGCTGAAACTCGCCCCTTGTTTAACAGCGTTATCGCACAAATCGATGAGGGAAAGGCAGAGGAAGCAGTGTCCACTCTTCGCAACAAAGTTCAGGGGGCGCAAGACAAATGGTTTGACGTAATGCAAAACATGATTGACCTGCAGAGCAAGCAAAATAGCGATGCGGTAGAAAGTATGAATCAGCAATATGCACTTGCTATCAAGTTGTTGATTATTTCTGTGTTACTTGCCATTGCTATTAGCGTGGCCCTCGCATGGGCAATCACACGTAGTATTGTGCGTCAGCTAGGTGGTGAGCCAAGTTACGCGGTACAGATTACCGAAAAAATTGCTGCAGGTAATTTGGCTGTCGCTGTCAATTTGCGTGATGGTGATAACAATAGCCTTTTGTATGCAATCAATGCGATGCGTCTCAGTTTAGCCAATATTGTGACTGATGTGCGGACAAGTGCTGATGCCATTACCCATGGATCAGGCGAAATTGCCAGTGGCAA
This is a stretch of genomic DNA from Undibacterium sp. KW1. It encodes these proteins:
- a CDS encoding chemotaxis protein CheW; translation: MTQVSHFKASDEDQNGLHSSKEFLTFTLGSEDYGIDIHVVQELRGYEQVTRLANSMDHLKGVINLRGVIVPIVDMRIKLQPEKPPVYDQFTVVIVINLHGQVVGIVVDSVSDVVNLNSADIRPAPEVGNTVESGCIVGLGVLEERMLILLDTAALLESVGLHQTAKLAA